A region of the Pelecanus crispus isolate bPelCri1 chromosome 1, bPelCri1.pri, whole genome shotgun sequence genome:
TGATAAGCTCCTAAATGAAATCAGAATATCCGCAGAACTGTTTTCTCATTCAGAACAGGGATACTTTGCAATTTTCACTGTGGAgcatataaatataatatttttacCTCTAACCATACTAATCTTTTCTCTCTATTCTGTAATGTATTGGTTAATTAATACGCAAAAAAAGTCTTACTCTGGACAAAAGGTATGTTTAGTCTGTCTACCCCATTCTTAACAATAGTTAGTCAGTAGCAGATATTTAGAGAAAGTATATGAGAAATAGAGCTGAGAAGTCGTTATCCTAGATGCTTTTTGTGCTTCTGGAAATATGATTTAGTGACTTGAGCCATTTGCTTATTATGTGTATACTTATTTATGTACAAACTGATTTGCCAGATTGCCTAATCTATGTAATCTAACCATATGTTTCATATGCTTTCCGCTCAGCTTGAAAGGAAGGATGAGTAGCATTGCTCCCACTTAGTTTCATGTGAAACAGTTTTTCATTGAACTGATAAGTTGCTTCTAAAACACTGTGAAAGGATCATCTGTTCTAATTATTATGGAACTTACTTATTCTCTGTTTTACAGGTGTTAATTCTAGAGAATCACTATCCTGTAAAGGCTTTCAGTTAGGAGAAGCATCATGTGCCTTGAAGAGCAGCATTAATGATGATGATACGGCTAAGAAAAATACAACCAATGAACAGTTGCATGGAAACTGTAGACCAAGGAAGCAGACTGAAGTacttaaaaccattacccctgAACATATTGGAGAGCTTGAAATCGCTTTTGACTCTGTGCCTGGGTTGACTGAACCTAACAAGAGACAGACTTCTGATAGTGAATGTAATGAACGCTGTGGAGATTCTTACGATAAAAAAGAGTTGTCTGTATTAGTATCTGAAAGTGAAAGAGCTATGGAAATTGAAAAAGGCCCACTAAGTCATAGTGCTCAAAGTAGTCCTAATTTAGAATATGTTCATTCTGATAGTCCGCAGGTTTCTTTGATTTCGTTGGCAGAAGGTACTACAGCCAGTGAAAACAAAACGCGTTCTGGAAGTAAATGTCACTTATCACCAGATACATCACTATCTGAAAAAACACTTACTAAAAGCCCTTCTGATGGGAGCCCCGGCCACAGTGTACTGCTGAGAAAAAACAATTCATCAGTTCCTAGCCCATCAGCAGATGCAGGAAAAGAACAGGCTGTAACAAATGATACAGCTGCCTTACCTGGTATTTTACAGGAGAACGCTAGCCACCACTCTAGCCATCAGGAACAGAGTACACAGTCAGACTGTGCTGCAGGATCTGCAGTGAAGATTTCGGATCTTGACAAAACAGAGTTGCAGCTTGAAGTTGTTGATACTTCTAACAAACCTTATTCAAATGATCAGCATACGCTTGATAAGCCTTGTAAGAAAGATTTTAATCTCCCTTCAGGACTGTCAACTTCAGAGGGAACGCAAGGGGAAATGCAAGAACCTTCATCTTCTACAAAAGTAGATGCTGATAATGTATATTTCTCTTCTGGTGATGATGCATGTACAGAAATTTCTGTAGTATCCactgaaaataatctttctaCATCTGAAATATGCCACTCTCCTCTCCCAGAAACTGCATCCTCAACGGATGAGTCGGGTACCGAGGCCAAAAGTATAAGTGGTGTATCTTCTAGTAGTCAACCAATGGATGTTGATGCTTCTAACATAATGTCCCTCAAGATCATCATCAGCGATGATCCATTTATTTCATCAGACACAGAATTAAATAACGCTGTTTCCAGCATCACAGGAGAAAATTTGCCGACTATAATACTGTCTTCTCCAGCCAAATCCCCAACCAAAACTGCAGGCCTGTCCAAATGTCTATCTtcagaagacacagaaaaaaatgtggattCAGCTTTGGCAGAGCAGAATCTTCTTGTGCTTAGACCTAAGGATCCTGCGGTCACCTCAGTTAACACTCAGAATGAAGACTGCACTGTTTTTCCAGTTGCAGGTACAACTAATCTTTCCAAGGAAGGGGGATTTATACAGTTGATGCCAGCAACAAGCACAGCTTTTGGGAATTCAAACAACCTTTACATAGCCACCTGTGTGACTGATCCAGCTACCTTGGGCACAGCTGTAACACCATCAAATGTAGTTGTATTGCCTGGCAATTCTATGCCGCTTGCTGCCCAGGCTCCAGCTGTACAACAGTTACGGACTCCTCCTAGATCCAGCAATACGTTTGCAGCAAACCAGACTGTCTCCCCAAATTTCCCACAAGGTAATCTCATTGCtagaaaatgactgaaaaagtGGTGTCTATatagcatttttattctttttcttttgtaagtgCATTAAAagtaaactgaatttttaaacactgcTATATCTGCCCCTTGAAACTAGCCAGGGGTTATGTATTTTTTGAGTATATTAGTTGctactaaaaatgaaataaaaattatgaagaGTCATTGACTaggctgctttgaaaaaaatagccTCATATTTCAGAAGCttaaattatataattttaGCAGTGATAAATTTAGGCAGCATATTTTGTCTTACACTAGAAAAGATTCCATGTTTTTTGGCTAAATAAAGcagttcttttgtttctgttttaatacGATTCCTGTTGTAAATAGAATGTAAGATTCCTGTTATAAATAGAATGCTACCTGTTATAAGTATCCATGTTTAGTTTAGATAATTGGCTAGATGTAGAGAGGCCTCCAAAAATTACTTCCTTGTTTTGCTTagtttcattttccaaaaaCCTGTTCTACACTAGAAGTTATACTTTTATATTTGTCTGTACGTACATTATTTCTCTCCATAATATAAAATCTCTTCTGGTAACAAGGACTTTATTActacagcaataaaaaatgtaagtgcttttcaaaatgttaacCCTAACTATAAACCACCTGTAATCAACACATTtagatttctttccaaaactaAAAACTTGTTGCAGTTATCCTTGGATTTTTGTGTGCAGTCATTTTGTTGTGGTCAGAGGCCAGTGCAGCAGTATGTGCAAGATCTTAGAGTGCTGGCCTTTTCTGTCATTAGGATTTCTTTATTCAACtgttatcttctttttttttttttttttttttttacttcatagagagagaaatggaagtTTGCCCATTCTTCTGCGTTTGATACTTTTCCTGGTAGTGCTCATGTAACTGAAGAACTGTgtggaataattttttctttcacttttgaaatttttcttccacttttcaaTTAATGTGCTATAATAGTTTCCCTATTTTATAATTCCTGTatgtctggcagccagccacTCTTACGAGCtgttaaaataactgttttaaaacaactgttttAACAATGATTTAAATAGGAAACTTTGGCTTAAATAttccaaattaattatttaaaaaaaaaaaaacaaaaaaaagcacagtaagACTAATCTCAAACCCACTAATTGACTAGAATCTTTGTGTACTACGTTTAACACCTCCTGCCAGCCAGGAATATACATCAGATATCTACATACAAACAGAGCTAGCCTTTCCCAGCTTGTTGTGTGCTTGTAAGGGGAAGGTGTTATGGGTGCACTGGACGAAAAAAACCTAATTCTGCTAATGACTTTTGAGCATGGTAATTGTAGAGAATAGGATACAAAtaatggtttgtttttcctaagcAGCAAAATGAGCTATTTGATGTTACTTTTGCTGGTTTCTATAAATCACTTTTAATTCAAAGTGCAAGCCTTAACATAGGCTTGTCATACTTCAAGCTTAATTTTGAAccatcttttaaaaaggaaaacagactttAACTGAAGAATTCtatataaacaaaaaacaatacTGGTACTTACCCTGTTTTCTAGTAGTGGTGTATAACAAGGACAGtgaagtttttcttaaaaagccaGAGCTTTTCTTGCCACAGGTTTGACCATGCATAATTTTAAGAAATCCTGTcttgaagcttttcttttcattgaaGTATTTTTAGTTTCTGTACAGTCTTAACACTTTGATATTTTGTAGGTTCTGCCATTATAATTGCATCTCCGGTGCAACCTGTTTTGCAAGGAATGGTGGGAATGATACCTCTCTCAGTAGTAGgacaaaatggaaatgctttctCAGCACCTGCCCGCCAGGTAGCACACCACaaataaatcttttcagaaTTAAAGCTGAAGTGATAAGGAGTCTTTTGGTAAATTGTAATGGAATATTTGATTCTTTTGAGGTTCTACATATGCCTGTGGCTAATCCAGTGTGCAACAGAAGTGTCCCAAAACTTCCCATCCCTCCCAAATCGCAAAAGATTCCTGGAGCAAGAAACAAGACTAATACAGGTACCCACCTTGCATTCTTGAGAAGGGCAGAAGAAAAGTGGGGGTTCTAAAGACATGTCAGTTCTGAGTAATAAAGTTTTAATACATACCAGTGCTCTTCTGCCAGGTAGCTGCTGGGATGGCTTTGAGAGAGGCCTGTACCTGCAGTTAGTAACTGTTATTTGCTCAGTTTACAAAGAAGAACTCCCAGCATATAAAATAATTCCAGATTTGGGATCAAGCTTATTTccaaaattcagtgtttcaaGGCTctaatgcagttttaaaagtctacttttctttatatttctgattatttttcatctCGTTGCTTGTAAGTACAGTGTACTGCTGCCATTGAAACCAAGCCACATGGTAACAATGAAGTTATTTGAAGAGTCAGCAATTCTAAACATTTATTAGGAGAAGTATTTAATAGAAGTGTTGCATATTCATACAAAAAATGCACTCtgctctctgttttctctttgccaTTTCAGGTATATGCTTCTGTGTATTCATTTCATCGAGACCTTGCTGCTTTAGATAGTAAATTGAAACAAGACTGGAGTTACATTCATTTCTCAGTGTTGGGAGgggataaagaaaaataattgaaaatagaaaataaattgaattctAAGGACAACTTGTGCTTTAGCCTGtctaccttttttaaaaagactaggcttacacataaaaatgaaagtagaGTGAAGttgcaaattaagaaaaaaagctaggATTATGTAGTTAATCTGCATTCTGGTTTGCTAATGGATAACCGAGAGTTCCCTGTCGTTATTTCCCTTCTACTTGGAAATCCCTGCCGTGCATTTGTAAGTCCAGCATAGCTGGGTTTGTCTTGCCAGGCTTACGTGTTATCTAAGTGTAGACAGCGAGCTTCTTGTTTATACTTAGTTGGTGACCTTTGCTAATCTATTAAGCTGTAAACttcaaaatgatgaaaaaattgcagttttgttgttgggtttttctttatTGATTCTGTGTCAGGTGAAATGTCATTGGGCTAACTGTGATATGGTTTATTTGGAATATTGTAGTTTATTAATACTTCATCTGTTGTTCCAGGAAAACTGGTACCAAGTGTAGCTGAGCCTTTGAACCATACAAATTCTCGAACACAAAGGTCAGTAGTGCTAGGTATTcaaacttgctttctttttcctgccatGAATTTCTTCATAGAGTATTGGTGGAGAGGAGGGCAGCTGCTTTTAACAATGGCATAAGCAGTACCCACTTTATTTCCTCCTGTCTGTCTGCTGTTGACACAGATGTGTGCTAGTACTGTTGCTGTTCCTACGTTAATTTTGTGTggctttgtgtttattttctcctgtctcaattatcaaataaaaattgtttgaGCTGTGTCCAAGCTAGGAGAAATTGCCTGTTAGGTTTACTGGGAGATTTTAATAACTAAAacccctttttgttttttttcccctcttttcagATGAGTGGTACCCATAGTTTTGTAGTGCAGCCTCATTGCCTTTACCACTCTCTGACCCAAATTTAGTAGAGCTTGTTAGATTGGGTTCTGCATTTGTGTTTCAGCTGTGCAGATTAGAACACTGCTTGGTCATTTATAAAGTGAAAAGTCAAAGGAAAGATGGTGAGAACAGTTTGCTAACTTTATATTGATGAATGTTAACTTAATTGCTAATTGGGATAGGTACTAGTTTTCTATTGGGCAAGTGAGAGAGAAGCAAGGCTTCAGTAGTAACTCTCCTTATCATTAATGGATTTAAGGAACAAAAGGATGTTGGAATGAGCAAAAGAGTATAGGAGGAGATAAGTTCAGTTTAAATATTAGAGGTGAAACATTCTtttattgcaaaaataaaacatacttaaaaaaatctacctATTCATAACTCAGTTAAAATGTTGGAAAAGTGGAGGAAAACAGGAACAATAAAgtaaacttattaaaaaaaaaaaaaaacaaaccaacaaacccaccTATACCAAGCTATAGAGTATACATGCATGCAAAAattagtgatttttaaaaaggcacagAAGCAAGATTTTGGATAATACCACTTTGATAATTCAGCTTTCTGTTAATCGATCTCTAGGCGTACGTTTTGCATAGCAAAGAGAGCAAAACATTCCCTGTAAAGAGAtgtaatttctcatttctaCTGTCTACCCTCTGTCTCATCTCAAATGTCACAGAAATAAACCAAACTGCTACCACTCACACCTTCTTTGCCATCCCAAAGGTACCGAAGTTACGATCCCAAAGTTAATTTGACTTTTCCTCTTACAAACCATAAAGGCCTATCTGCATGGGGAGAGTCTTACTAGCATAGATGAATATGCAGAAGCTTCTCTTGGAAATGCAGCGCAAGTCAGGAAGAGGGCCCAGACATAACAATGGTATGAGCTGACAGagcagaagcatttttcttttgacattgCTGCAGTGCAGTGGTGGCTTTTTCACACTAACATGGCTGGTTGTCAGGTGGAGACCAAGCCCTGGGGAGTTTGTATGTTCCATCCCGATCCCCACTGAAAACCTTCTGTCTTGCTCTGTATCCCGTCACCTACAGCAAATGCATAGGGGAGGGTGCAAGGCACATGCGTGATGATACTGCCCAGAATATTCTGGCAGCCTCTTAGCAGTTTCAGCTCCAATGACTTTCAGAGCCACAACCGGCATTCTGGGGTGGACTGTCCTGTCATGAATGCCCTCGGTTTCTTTTTGAACTCAAGCAAGCTACCAGCATCCACAAATATCCCAGGGTAAAAAAGTTCCCAGGCTTAATTACATGCAGTGTGCAAAcctccttgttttgttttgaacctGATACTAGTTTTACTTGATGCTTGTAGTTCTTCCGCTGGAAGATCAGCAAATAGTTTCctttctgttggcttttttccccagagctcTGTTGCATTTCCCCTCGGTCATCTCTCTTTTCAGGCTGAAGAGCGCCAGTCTACCTAATTGTTCTTTGTACAGACTCTGTTTCGTACCTTTTTGTCATCCATTTTGGCCTTCTCTGAGCTTTTTGCAGTTGTCATCCCTTACTCTTGGTCTTTGTGTGTTGATAAAGTACTTAGATTTAGAACATGGAGAGAGCTTTAAACAGCTGTTTTGAGGGGTGGGTGGGGACTTCCAGCCAGCTGAATTGAACTTGCCTAGTAAGAACATGCATGTTGCTGAAGggttttcatctcattttcagGACTGGAAATTTGGACAAGCTTATCCCTGCAGAACTAGGCAGGAAAGTGGAGGAGAACGTACCTGTTGCACCAGTAGAGAGCACAAGCTCAAATTCAAGACAAAGTGAAAGTCACAGGAGAGTGCTTTGCTTTGATAATGTCCTACCTACTCCAGGAGGAAACACCCAAATTCAGACTACTAAGAGTTTatcccagaaagaaagaaatgaaaatactttatcTACTGTTGACCCTGCATCATCCTCTGCTAAGGCACAGGTagcaaagagagagaaggataaAACGTTGCCTAGAATTCTGTGTAAGCCGGAAGGTGGTAGCAACAGAAGTGCATCTGCAAAGGAGCCACAGCCTGAGCGGAAGGTGGCAACTGCAGGGCTTCCATTAGATCCCTTCCACAAGACGacagcaaataaagaaaatgaattacAAAGGGATActgatgaaaaacagaagaaccaGGACACTGCCAAACTCTCAAATGGCCAACAAAGCGTTAGCTTGTGGAGTGAGAAGACAGTTGCTTCGGTGCAAGAGCTGAACAAAAAGCAAGGGTCACTGTCGAATGGGAACGGCAAATCTTCAGTGTCCGTTTCTTTGTCTTCAAAGGAGCCCAAGCGAGAACCAGCTAAAGTTTCCAGCCAAGGCCTTTGCCTGTCAAGTCCGTTCACTAAACAATGTGTGGAAATGTTGCAAGACATTCAGTGGCATAGCCCGACTACTAAAACAGTTGAAAACGGAGAATTGCCAGTACCCCGTACGCCGTCTGGAGTTGGGGACAGGCACACAGATGATACGACAGACAGTGTACGGACACCGACCTGTCGGCGCTTCAGTGAGGATAGCACGACCCCTAGAATAATGGTACCCCCTGCTACGCCAGacttgcctgcctgcagcccagctaGCGAAACCGGTAGCGAAAACAGCGTCAGCATGGCTGCTCACACGCTGATGATACTGTCACGGGCGGCTATTGCAAGGACTAGCGCTGCAACCCCCCTGAAGGACAATACTCAACAGTTCAGATCTTTAAGGAGCGcagtaaagaaaaggaaactagAGGACTTGAATGAGGGTGAGAGAAATTCTCGTTCTGCAAATAGAAAAGACCTTCAGAGCTCTCCAACACcatcaaaaaagaagaaaataaaggcaagtACAggcatttactttttaatttaaaattctaaatGTATATTAGAGATCTGTATATCTCTATGTATTATTTATAACAACAGTAacagtatatatattttatttataatggGATGGTTCAGAGGTGCTAGTCCAAATCCCCAACATCCTATTTATATTTGTCCGTTTTACTAACTGCCTCTTGAGCCTACTCTGAACTAACAGTTTTCTTAAGATTAGGATAGTCTTCAGATACACACAAGTAACTCCTACTGACTCTCTGCACATACCtatgaaaatcaaattatttctcttAAACAGGAATGAGTTTCCAAATTCTAACTTCAGACTAAGTTTCTAGGTGGAATGTAGGAATTAGGCCAAAGTCAAACTAGGCCTTACTAGAATCCAAACTATTCTTGCATCCTCATTTACCACCAGGACCAGGAATCCACATTTTGTGTATTCCCAGTCTCTGTAGTCTACAGCACTGTGCCTTTAACTTGGGGATTTAATGGCAAACAGCAATGGTGTGAGATATGAAAAGCTGATGTACATAAATAATCAAAAAGGAGATGCAGTAGAACTTCATAATTCACCATACTTAGTTACAGCGTACTCCTGAAATACTGTAACTGCAGAATGCTCACTCACTCGTACTGCGTAtgtgggagggctgggaggccgTGCCTGCCTGAAGCGCGGGTGGGCTACTCCTGGCCTGTAACCGTGCCGTTTGTACCCTGGGGGGCACACGTAAGTGTATGTGCGTTTCCGTCTCTGATTGCTGGGCGAGCTTTGTGCAGTTACGTCATGTCTGCAAGGCAGAcagaaggatgaagaaaaaagcaatgcGTACAGACTCTTCAGTATCTTAGCATTTAACAGGTTCTTAGCATTTAACGCAActgttcctttcctctcctaCAGAAAAAGAAGCTACCAAATTCTTTTCCAGCAGGAATGGACGTGGACAAGTTCTTGTTGTCTTTGCATTATGACGAATGACAAAAAATAAGCTGAACTGTGACTGTCTAAAGCTAGGTGGTGTTATGCTGAGGTTTTGCATGGGAAGAGAAGTTAATTCTAAAGGGTGAGTTGCACTTTCAGTGCACTGAAGTTTCACTTTATAGCAAAATCATGCTGTTTCTGAAGCAGGTTGCTACGTGTAAATACCATTGAGTTGGTGTAcgtttatttttgaaaaagcacTTGCGTAATTATAGAGccatttaatttgcaaaattgTAAATTTGTATAAATGTAATGTAAGAAAAGTTGTATGTTTCCTTTTACACCATGTTGTCTGTGTTCTGCTGCATTCTCTACTTACCCATCTGAGCCGCTTAGCCAGTTTGTGGAAAGGTTGTGAATTTGAAGGCGGTGTTTGTAGTTCACCGTTCCAAGACACGGGCAGCTAACCTGGCCACTTCCCGGTGTCTTGCTGAGCCCGAGAGGGACTTAATCTTCAGACGTTACTGGCTTGTACTAACACTCTCTTCTCTGGTAACTGCCAAACCCACATTGTAAGGCTTTGAACGAGTGAACAAAAAATACCAGTAACTAAACGTAAGGCCAACACAACCTCCAAAAGTATTTCTCGTCTAATGAAGCTTTTCCCAATCAGTCATTCAGATAAGAACTTTAATTTGGATAGGCCTCATCTGTTTCCAGTTTGAATTGCAGAAGCTGTTTTCAAACAGCGTACTTCGTTGTGGGTTGAGCCCCGTATTCATTCCCTGGTATGAACACCTAAACTGTAGCAATAGCCAGCAAGAATTTCAGCGTGTTCTATTGCAAAAGTCAATTCTTTTAACTGTCATTTGTACTGTTGAGAAAGCGTTTGTTAATATCACTTATGCTTTTAGCCAGACATGGAAAAATTTGCATCTGATCTTTCTGTTTAATGTAGAATTTGTCATAGCTATTATACAAACTCTCTGCAAAACAGGCACAGGAGAATCTCGGCCTACATTTTAGTAATAATTAGCATGGGTGAAAATTACCACACTAAGCCTTGCTCCAATACTGCAGAATTTTCTCTACTGGTATTTCCTCCTTTGTTCTCAAATTGTTgaggtcttaaaaaaaaaaatgcaagttttcttGTAAGAGAGCTGTACAGCAACAGGGCAATGTTTCAGATAGTATACAAGGATTCCTAAGGAACCCATATTATGCAGTAGATGTTTATATTAAACCTATCCAATAACTAAATACTGCATAGCATTTACAgcttgaataaatatttttggtttaatAAAAAGTTCTGTGTCTTGTTTAAGGTTTTCTAAGTCCGCTAAGCAGCTTTGCAGATGTTGTATAGAAAAGTCATGTTGATCGGTCATTTTTGAAGACGAGGAGTTCAGTATTAAACACTAAGTTGTAATAGCAGCAATTACTAAACAATTGTCTCTTTGCTACATAGTGGCATTTTATGTATTCTGACAGTTGATatgtggtatttttaaatacacttgCTATTTACTTGAGACATAGTGTAGCTCTTCCATGGGACAGCCAGTATCCACCAtagtctttctttttcagttgagGTGATCTGGTAATACTAAAGACGTGAATTATCAGTTCACTTACACTTTCAAAGGAAGAAGTGTCTTCAGTTCCAAGCTGCTGCCAtatggcaaatattttttagaagaaCAGGTGCCAGAGCATGAATGAAGGTTGATTTTCTTTGTGTGCAGCATTTAAACCACACTGTTCATTTGCTACCTCTACAAGTACATTCCTTCACAGAAAAACCAGATCCCACTACATCCCAACCAAAGTATTTATTCCCCCTACTTTACGGGGGAAAATGCAAGGATAATCTGTGGGTAAAGATGACTTCCTGTTGAAGTTAATaccaaaataagaaagcaattGTCCTAAATCCCAGCTATGAACACTTTTAAGTTTCTATGTTTGTCGCTCGTGACAAGGATGAGGGGGGAATAGGCTTTGTACTGGTGAAAGAGCCAGGTTTTGCCCTCTGGTAAAAAGCCTGCTGAAGAAACTGCATGAACTTCTCCCTGAAGTCGTGACCAAGATTCATTCCAGGCAAGTACTTTCCCGTCTCCCCCTGCTTGCAGTAGGAATGCTTAACCCTGTACTCCTGAAGCCTGAACGGTGCCTTCAAGAGCACAGCCAGGTATTGGGCAGCTCTTAGCGAAGAAGCAGTATCGGGAACGGGTCCTGAAGCCGCCTCTGCTTAGAAGCATATTGACAAAACTGTACATTACAGAGGTCTAAATGAACAAAAAGGGAGCAGTAGGATTCTGAGGCCACATTAGTACTTGCATGTGTAAGTTACAACACCATCTCCTCAAGGGTGCTTTGATACTACACCCCAAGCCAGGGTGAGTGCATGCTACAGCAGACCCCGTTTTTGCATTTGACCTGGCTTCGAGGTATACAACAGTAGAAAACAGACCTTTGagtaaagttatttttttcatgaaaatcaCTTAGTAGTAAGGAAAGTTAAGCAACAAAACTGTAAAACTAGCTGCTTCTAGTAGCAGCACTGTGCAAGTTACCAAGAGAATTCATATGTCAGTGACAGAGGAGCCACAGTTAACAAACATTCTTTATTGTCAGTCTCAAGACATTATCATaatttgacattttttatttgtactgtATAAAAACTTGCACTAACTCAAAGTAATAAAAGCCCAGTTAGCTCTATCAATAATCAACGATGTTTTGAGAAATTATAGAATAGCAACTAATGAATTCATCCACTTACTGATAAATAAGGTGTAACAGGTACCATTCATCATTTTGATCAGAGAGCATTTAAGGCTTTGCTTCCAACACCATTTGGGCCTACAACTTCTCAATCAATATTGCAGAAGCACCTCCTCCCCCGTTGCAAATTCCTGCCAGACCATATTGTCCTTGTTTCAACGCATGGGCCATGTGAACAACAATTCTTGCTCC
Encoded here:
- the NPAT gene encoding protein NPAT isoform X2: MLLPSDVARLVLGYLQQEKLLATCREFILESSDLKEYAEHCTEDGFIPACLLSLCGKNLTTILNEYVAMKTKETTNEVPAMMSSLWKKLDYTLSQIRSMQNSTGFSANQRTRTRSGIVEMKRQRMLQQSASANSGLLSVAHQSGPQNSSSVVSSQVIHRPTINQSMSQTRLNTLFVHQSQTQENKISRDFIHIQVPASQERKLHSNLLSPGRRKSESQKRKSVSTSGPLSATRSSQDPDEVIIEKESETLEEFIDGNFPQLVIENAREKILSNKSLQEKLAENINKILGSDGNVAQAPKQTDSAPTEQETSIDEILGLQGEIHMSEEAIQDILEQTESDPAFQALFDLFDYGKSKVNKNLPAGISGQSGVENAILADEDNLETLESSLGTEETSRCVNSRESLSCKGFQLGEASCALKSSINDDDTAKKNTTNEQLHGNCRPRKQTEVLKTITPEHIGELEIAFDSVPGLTEPNKRQTSDSECNERCGDSYDKKELSVLVSESERAMEIEKGPLSHSAQSSPNLEYVHSDSPQVSLISLAEGTTASENKTRSGSKCHLSPDTSLSEKTLTKSPSDGSPGHSVLLRKNNSSVPSPSADAGKEQAVTNDTAALPGILQENASHHSSHQEQSTQSDCAAGSAVKISDLDKTELQLEVVDTSNKPYSNDQHTLDKPCKKDFNLPSGLSTSEGTQGEMQEPSSSTKVDADNVYFSSGDDACTEISVVSTENNLSTSEICHSPLPETASSTDESGTEAKSISGVSSSSQPMDVDASNIMSLKIIISDDPFISSDTELNNAVSSITGENLPTIILSSPAKSPTKTAGLSKCLSSEDTEKNVDSALAEQNLLVLRPKDPAVTSVNTQNEDCTVFPVAGTTNLSKEGGFIQLMPATSTAFGNSNNLYIATCVTDPATLGTAVTPSNVVVLPGNSMPLAAQAPAVQQLRTPPRSSNTFAANQTVSPNFPQGSAIIIASPVQPVLQGMVGMIPLSVVGQNGNAFSAPARQVLHMPVANPVCNRSVPKLPIPPKSQKIPGARNKTNTGKLVPSVAEPLNHTNSRTQRTGNLDKLIPAELGRKVEENVPVAPVESTSSNSRQSESHRRVLCFDNVLPTPGGNTQIQTTKSLSQKERNENTLSTVDPASSSAKAQVAKREKDKTLPRILCKPEGGSNRSASAKEPQPERKVATAGLPLDPFHKTTANKENELQRDTDEKQKNQDTAKLSNGQQSVSLWSEKTVASVQELNKKQGSLSNGNGKSSVSVSLSSKEPKREPAKVSSQGLCLSSPFTKQCVEMLQDIQWHSPTTKTVENGELPVPRTPSGVGDRHTDDTTDSVRTPTCRRFSEDSTTPRIMVPPATPDLPACSPASETGSENSVSMAAHTLMILSRAAIARTSAATPLKDNTQQFRSLRSAVKKRKLEDLNEGERNSRSANRKDLQSSPTPSKKKKIKKKKLPNSFPAGMDVDKFLLSLHYDE
- the NPAT gene encoding protein NPAT isoform X1, with the translated sequence MLLPSDVARLVLGYLQQEKLLATCREFILESSDLKEYAEHCTEDGFIPACLLSLCGKNLTTILNEYVAMKTKETTNEVPAMMSSLWKKLDYTLSQIRSMQNSTGFSANQRTRTRSGIVEMKRQRMLQQSASANSGLLSVAHQSGPQNSSSVVSSQVIHRPTINQSMSQTRLNTLFVHQSQTQENKISTGDFIHIQVPASQERKLHSNLLSPGRRKSESQKRKSVSTSGPLSATRSSQDPDEVIIEKESETLEEFIDGNFPQLVIENAREKILSNKSLQEKLAENINKILGSDGNVAQAPKQTDSAPTEQETSIDEILGLQGEIHMSEEAIQDILEQTESDPAFQALFDLFDYGKSKVNKNLPAGISGQSGVENAILADEDNLETLESSLGTEETSRCVNSRESLSCKGFQLGEASCALKSSINDDDTAKKNTTNEQLHGNCRPRKQTEVLKTITPEHIGELEIAFDSVPGLTEPNKRQTSDSECNERCGDSYDKKELSVLVSESERAMEIEKGPLSHSAQSSPNLEYVHSDSPQVSLISLAEGTTASENKTRSGSKCHLSPDTSLSEKTLTKSPSDGSPGHSVLLRKNNSSVPSPSADAGKEQAVTNDTAALPGILQENASHHSSHQEQSTQSDCAAGSAVKISDLDKTELQLEVVDTSNKPYSNDQHTLDKPCKKDFNLPSGLSTSEGTQGEMQEPSSSTKVDADNVYFSSGDDACTEISVVSTENNLSTSEICHSPLPETASSTDESGTEAKSISGVSSSSQPMDVDASNIMSLKIIISDDPFISSDTELNNAVSSITGENLPTIILSSPAKSPTKTAGLSKCLSSEDTEKNVDSALAEQNLLVLRPKDPAVTSVNTQNEDCTVFPVAGTTNLSKEGGFIQLMPATSTAFGNSNNLYIATCVTDPATLGTAVTPSNVVVLPGNSMPLAAQAPAVQQLRTPPRSSNTFAANQTVSPNFPQGSAIIIASPVQPVLQGMVGMIPLSVVGQNGNAFSAPARQVLHMPVANPVCNRSVPKLPIPPKSQKIPGARNKTNTGKLVPSVAEPLNHTNSRTQRTGNLDKLIPAELGRKVEENVPVAPVESTSSNSRQSESHRRVLCFDNVLPTPGGNTQIQTTKSLSQKERNENTLSTVDPASSSAKAQVAKREKDKTLPRILCKPEGGSNRSASAKEPQPERKVATAGLPLDPFHKTTANKENELQRDTDEKQKNQDTAKLSNGQQSVSLWSEKTVASVQELNKKQGSLSNGNGKSSVSVSLSSKEPKREPAKVSSQGLCLSSPFTKQCVEMLQDIQWHSPTTKTVENGELPVPRTPSGVGDRHTDDTTDSVRTPTCRRFSEDSTTPRIMVPPATPDLPACSPASETGSENSVSMAAHTLMILSRAAIARTSAATPLKDNTQQFRSLRSAVKKRKLEDLNEGERNSRSANRKDLQSSPTPSKKKKIKKKKLPNSFPAGMDVDKFLLSLHYDE